A single genomic interval of Acidovorax sp. 1608163 harbors:
- a CDS encoding DUF3488 and transglutaminase-like domain-containing protein → MSALPATAPRATLRQTLAHLPREARDTLFLLAVIAWVIAPQAQWLPVWTSLLVAGILLWRSWLAWYSRPLPSRWITSGLIAPVAFGATIFSYGTFVGREAGVTLVVTLLALKTLELRARRDALVIFFLGFFTMVSSFFSSQSLLTAAAMLVGLLGMLTALVNAHMPVGRPPLLQSFRTAFTMALLGAPIMAALFMLFPRMAPLWGVPSEQTVGGSGLSGSMKVGSIAELALNEAVAFRLRFDNPTQELPPPSTMYFRGPVLAGFDGREWRAEPFREDNSWAARVGLPANLQVQGPALRYEVTLEPQRRPWLMVLEATPQAPELPGNPTYMTQDLQWMAARPIMDVVRYRAESYPEFRHGPSTTVRQLREFVALPPGFNPRTLALAAQMRADPALANGDTAALVSAALNRLRTGGYSYTLEPGVYGEHTADEFWFDRKEGFCEHIASAFVVLMRAMDVPARIVTGYQGGAINPLDGYWTVRQSDAHAWAEVWMPERGWVRVDPTGAVAPGRVGAFERLAAPRGAFASAMGTMIGVSTLQQLRAAWEAVNNRWNQWVLNYTQNRQMDLLKKLGFESPSWQDLTTILGGLLGVAALGAAGWSWWERSQHDPWLRLLARTRKRLANAGLPLPDHLPPRTMAQKVLAHWSQSATNPGHAPQSTPAQPIQPIADWLLRLEQVRYAAHPAAQLSALRREFNALPWPAARKGP, encoded by the coding sequence ATGAGCGCGCTGCCCGCCACGGCGCCCCGCGCCACACTGCGCCAAACCCTGGCCCACCTGCCCCGCGAAGCGCGGGACACCCTGTTCCTGCTGGCCGTGATCGCCTGGGTCATTGCACCCCAAGCGCAGTGGCTGCCTGTGTGGACCAGCCTGCTGGTGGCCGGCATCCTGCTGTGGCGCAGCTGGCTGGCCTGGTACAGCAGGCCGCTGCCCAGCCGCTGGATCACCTCGGGCCTGATAGCGCCTGTGGCATTTGGCGCCACCATCTTCTCGTACGGCACCTTCGTCGGGCGCGAGGCCGGGGTCACGCTGGTGGTGACCCTGCTGGCTCTCAAGACTCTGGAGCTGCGCGCCCGCCGCGATGCCCTGGTCATCTTCTTCCTGGGCTTCTTCACCATGGTCAGCAGCTTCTTCAGCTCGCAATCGCTGCTGACCGCAGCCGCCATGCTGGTGGGACTGCTGGGTATGCTCACCGCGCTGGTCAATGCCCACATGCCCGTCGGGCGCCCCCCACTGCTGCAATCGTTTCGCACCGCGTTCACCATGGCGCTGCTGGGCGCGCCCATCATGGCAGCGCTGTTCATGCTGTTCCCCCGCATGGCGCCGCTGTGGGGGGTGCCCAGCGAGCAAACCGTGGGCGGCAGTGGCCTGTCGGGATCGATGAAGGTGGGTAGCATCGCTGAGCTGGCACTGAATGAAGCCGTGGCGTTTCGCCTGCGCTTCGACAACCCGACACAAGAGCTGCCCCCGCCCTCGACCATGTACTTCCGTGGCCCCGTGCTCGCGGGATTTGACGGGCGCGAGTGGCGGGCCGAGCCTTTTCGCGAGGACAACAGCTGGGCGGCACGGGTGGGGTTGCCTGCCAACTTGCAGGTGCAGGGCCCCGCGCTGCGCTACGAAGTGACGCTGGAGCCCCAGAGACGCCCCTGGCTGATGGTGCTGGAAGCCACCCCCCAGGCCCCCGAGCTACCCGGCAACCCCACCTACATGACGCAGGATTTGCAGTGGATGGCAGCGCGCCCCATCATGGACGTGGTGCGCTACCGGGCGGAAAGTTACCCCGAATTCCGCCACGGCCCCAGCACCACAGTGCGGCAGCTACGCGAGTTCGTAGCCTTGCCCCCAGGCTTTAACCCCCGCACGCTGGCACTGGCCGCCCAGATGCGCGCCGACCCGGCCCTGGCCAACGGCGACACGGCCGCCCTGGTCAGCGCTGCGCTGAACCGGCTGCGCACCGGTGGCTACAGCTACACGCTGGAGCCCGGCGTGTACGGCGAGCACACCGCCGACGAGTTCTGGTTTGACCGCAAGGAAGGCTTTTGCGAGCACATTGCATCGGCCTTTGTGGTGCTGATGCGGGCCATGGACGTGCCCGCGCGCATCGTCACAGGCTACCAAGGCGGCGCCATCAACCCGCTGGACGGCTACTGGACCGTGCGCCAAAGCGATGCCCACGCCTGGGCCGAGGTGTGGATGCCCGAGCGCGGCTGGGTGCGAGTGGACCCGACCGGCGCCGTGGCCCCCGGCCGCGTGGGGGCCTTTGAGCGCCTGGCTGCGCCCCGGGGTGCCTTTGCATCGGCCATGGGCACCATGATCGGCGTGAGCACCCTGCAGCAGCTGCGCGCAGCGTGGGAGGCCGTCAACAACCGCTGGAACCAATGGGTGCTGAACTACACCCAAAACCGCCAGATGGACCTGCTCAAAAAGCTGGGCTTTGAATCGCCCAGCTGGCAAGACCTGACGACGATTTTGGGCGGCCTGCTGGGCGTGGCCGCGCTGGGCGCCGCAGGGTGGAGCTGGTGGGAGCGCAGCCAGCACGACCCGTGGCTGCGCCTGCTGGCCCGCACCCGCAAGCGCCTTGCCAACGCCGGGCTGCCGCTGCCCGATCACCTGCCACCACGCACCATGGCGCAGAAGGTGCTGGCGCACTGGAGCCAAAGCGCCACCAACCCGGGCCACGCTCCTCAATCAACGCCTGCGCAGCCCATTCAACCCATTGCAGACTGGTTGCTGCGCCTGGAGCAGGTACGCTATGCAGCCCACCCGGCTGCGCAGCTCAGTGCCCTGCGGCGCGAATTCAACGCCCTGCCCTGGCCTGCAGCCCGCAAAGGTCCTTGA
- the mltB gene encoding lytic murein transglycosylase B: MFKTVLLATSLIATSAIPASAKPQKPSQPAATRNNTVQGSTPYAQREDAMQFADDLAARRGLDPEWVRQAVGQARYLGGVPKLMLPPASGTAKNWRLYRSRFIDPIRIRAGVRFWQEHREALARAEQEYGVPAEIIVGIIGVETIYGQQMGNFRVMDALATLAFDFPAAHPRAKERTEFFRRELEQWLSLANRTNIDPFEVKGSYAGAMGLGQFMPSSWARFAVDFDGDSRIDLFKSPTDAIGSVANYFKGHGWTTGMPTHFAVQFDPATLKLDELLAPDILPTFSAASLQAKGAVLDAAGAQHTGPMALIELQNGGDTPTYVVGTENFYAVTRYNWSSYYAMAVIELGREVAAARAAR; encoded by the coding sequence ATGTTCAAGACCGTTCTGCTTGCTACATCTTTAATAGCTACCAGCGCAATACCTGCAAGCGCCAAGCCCCAAAAACCTTCACAACCAGCGGCCACACGCAACAACACGGTACAGGGCAGCACCCCGTACGCCCAGCGCGAAGACGCCATGCAGTTTGCCGACGACCTGGCCGCGCGCCGGGGGCTGGACCCTGAATGGGTGCGCCAGGCCGTAGGCCAGGCGCGCTATCTGGGCGGCGTGCCCAAGCTCATGCTGCCGCCCGCCTCTGGCACCGCCAAAAACTGGCGCCTGTACCGCAGCCGCTTCATCGACCCCATCCGCATCCGCGCAGGGGTGCGCTTTTGGCAAGAGCACCGCGAAGCCCTGGCCCGCGCCGAGCAGGAATATGGCGTGCCCGCCGAGATCATCGTCGGCATCATCGGGGTCGAGACCATCTACGGCCAGCAGATGGGCAACTTCCGCGTGATGGACGCGCTGGCCACACTGGCCTTCGACTTCCCCGCCGCGCATCCGCGCGCCAAAGAGCGCACCGAGTTCTTTCGCCGCGAGTTGGAGCAATGGCTGAGCCTGGCCAACCGCACCAACATCGACCCGTTTGAGGTCAAGGGCAGCTACGCAGGCGCCATGGGGCTGGGGCAGTTCATGCCGTCAAGCTGGGCCCGGTTTGCGGTGGACTTTGACGGCGACAGCCGCATCGACCTGTTCAAGAGCCCCACCGATGCGATTGGCTCGGTGGCCAACTACTTCAAGGGCCATGGCTGGACCACGGGCATGCCGACGCACTTTGCTGTGCAGTTCGACCCCGCCACGCTCAAGCTCGACGAGCTGCTGGCGCCCGACATCCTGCCCACCTTCAGCGCGGCCAGCCTGCAGGCCAAGGGCGCGGTGCTTGACGCAGCGGGCGCACAGCATACAGGCCCCATGGCCCTGATCGAGCTGCAAAACGGCGGCGATACGCCCACCTACGTGGTGGGCACCGAGAACTTCTACGCCGTCACGCGCTACAACTGGTCGAGCTACTACGCGATGGCGGTGATTGAGCTGGGGCGCGAAGTCGCCGCCGCCCGCGCAGCGCGGTAG
- a CDS encoding LLM class flavin-dependent oxidoreductase: protein MAIAHLAFLTPGSYAEASPLQGLNEALDLFALGEALGYQSAWVRQRHLERGVSSATTFLAAASQRTQRIALGTAVIQMGYENPFRLAEDLATVDVLAQGRLQVGLSAGAPPYGDLLGERLLDGDASALDFSHARVQRLRENLRGDLIGDEDTFVESPAGRQRPRVQPHAPGLAQRLWYGGGSLRSARWAGENGYHLLVGNLNRGEQTDDFFEAQRSQLALYHAHWAGACAPRVALGRVIVPLDGADASTRARYRAWAASRHGRTLAPQGERRTLFARDLVGTADEILEHLRRDPIVPLVQELRLELPYDFSAAEYTQILRDTARLIAPELGWVPASAVGDYRAARAAATSRPSSITAIA from the coding sequence ATGGCCATTGCCCACCTTGCATTCCTCACCCCCGGCAGCTATGCCGAAGCCAGCCCGCTGCAGGGCCTGAACGAAGCCCTGGACCTGTTCGCGCTGGGCGAGGCGCTGGGTTACCAAAGCGCCTGGGTGCGCCAACGGCACCTGGAGCGTGGGGTGTCGTCCGCCACCACTTTTTTGGCGGCGGCCAGCCAGCGCACCCAGCGCATTGCATTGGGCACTGCGGTGATCCAGATGGGCTACGAGAATCCGTTCCGTCTGGCCGAAGACCTGGCCACGGTGGATGTGCTGGCACAGGGGCGGCTACAGGTCGGGCTGAGCGCTGGTGCCCCGCCGTATGGCGACTTGCTGGGCGAGCGGTTGTTGGATGGGGATGCGTCGGCCCTGGACTTCTCGCACGCCCGCGTGCAGCGGCTGCGCGAGAACCTGCGCGGTGACCTGATTGGCGACGAGGACACGTTTGTGGAGTCGCCCGCGGGCCGCCAGCGCCCACGGGTGCAGCCACACGCGCCAGGGCTGGCGCAGCGGTTGTGGTACGGCGGTGGCTCGTTGCGTTCGGCCCGCTGGGCGGGCGAAAACGGTTATCACCTGCTGGTTGGTAACCTGAACCGGGGTGAGCAGACGGATGATTTTTTTGAAGCGCAGCGCAGCCAACTGGCGCTGTACCACGCGCACTGGGCCGGGGCTTGCGCCCCGCGCGTGGCGCTGGGCCGCGTGATCGTGCCGCTGGACGGTGCGGACGCCAGCACCCGTGCCCGCTACCGCGCCTGGGCTGCATCGCGGCATGGGCGCACGCTGGCCCCGCAGGGCGAGCGCCGCACGCTGTTCGCCCGCGACCTGGTGGGCACGGCCGATGAAATCCTGGAGCACTTGCGCCGCGACCCCATCGTGCCCTTGGTGCAAGAGCTGCGGCTGGAATTGCCGTATGACTTCAGTGCAGCCGAGTACACCCAGATATTGAGAGACACCGCCCGCCTGATTGCGCCGGAGCTGGGCTGGGTGCCTGCCAGCGCGGTGGGCGACTACCGCGCTGCGCGGGCGGCGGCGACTTCGCGCCCCAGCTCAATCACCGCCATCGCGTAG
- a CDS encoding ABC transporter substrate-binding protein has protein sequence MALNLVRRTVLAAGAALAFFSVASAAMAAAAFDFSPEQKGRLRADKNAAAIQAIPKGFKFVKEGVFTVAIAPFAPPISTYASDAKTVVGFDPDYAQLVADALGLKLELLPIAWADWPLGLSSGKYDAVISNVGVTEQRKEKFDFSTYRLGLHGFYVRTDSKITAIQEPKDVAGLKVVTGSGTNQERILLEWNKKNLAAGLKPVELLYFDDDAARLLAVVSGRADANFNPNAPQAYHAAKEGKTKLVGTVNAGWPLKSDVAITTRKGSGLADALTLATNGLIQSGQYTQALQRWALLEEALPKSETNPPGLPKF, from the coding sequence ATGGCATTGAACCTTGTGCGTCGCACGGTGCTGGCGGCGGGCGCCGCGCTGGCATTTTTCTCTGTGGCCAGTGCGGCGATGGCTGCGGCGGCGTTTGACTTCAGCCCCGAACAAAAGGGCCGCCTGCGTGCGGACAAGAACGCGGCGGCCATCCAGGCCATCCCCAAGGGCTTCAAGTTTGTAAAGGAAGGCGTGTTCACGGTGGCGATTGCGCCGTTTGCACCGCCCATTTCCACCTACGCCAGCGACGCCAAGACCGTGGTGGGGTTTGATCCCGACTACGCACAACTGGTGGCCGATGCGCTGGGCCTGAAGCTGGAGCTGCTGCCCATTGCCTGGGCCGACTGGCCGCTGGGGCTGAGCTCTGGCAAATACGATGCCGTGATCTCGAACGTGGGGGTGACGGAGCAGCGCAAGGAGAAGTTCGACTTCTCCACCTACCGCCTGGGTTTGCACGGGTTTTATGTGCGCACCGACAGCAAGATCACGGCGATCCAGGAGCCCAAGGATGTGGCTGGGCTGAAGGTGGTGACCGGCTCGGGCACGAACCAGGAGCGCATCCTGCTCGAATGGAATAAGAAGAACCTGGCCGCAGGGCTCAAGCCCGTGGAGCTGCTGTACTTTGACGACGATGCCGCACGCCTGCTGGCGGTGGTGTCGGGCCGTGCAGACGCCAATTTCAACCCCAATGCGCCGCAGGCCTACCACGCGGCCAAAGAAGGCAAGACCAAGCTGGTTGGCACCGTGAATGCGGGCTGGCCGCTCAAATCGGATGTGGCCATCACCACCCGCAAGGGCTCGGGCCTGGCCGATGCGTTGACCCTGGCGACCAATGGACTGATCCAGAGCGGCCAGTACACGCAGGCGCTGCAGCGCTGGGCTTTGCTGGAGGAGGCCTTGCCAAAGTCCGAGACCAATCCCCCCGGCTTGCCGAAGTTCTGA
- a CDS encoding ABC transporter substrate-binding protein: protein MPTFRQTLSSVLLALAATAALMPLHATAQAVDLSPEQPGRPRSQKVDDALKLLPPGFKFAKDGVLTVGTTTGRLPFGAYATDNKTPVGNAPDIAQLVADSLGRKLELVSVAWADWPLGLQSGKFDVVISNVTVTEERKEKFDFSTYRNDQLGIYVAANSKIQSIKEPKDVAGLKVVVGASTNQEQILLRWNQQNVAAGLKPVDILYFDDDVVLYLALASGRADAYLAPNGIAAHNARDGKTRLVGAFSGGWPQVAEIAVASRKGSGIADAVTAALNAQIKNGNYAKALERWNLQSEAITASRTNPPGLPKK from the coding sequence ATGCCCACGTTTCGCCAAACCCTCTCGTCTGTGCTGCTGGCCTTGGCCGCCACTGCGGCCCTGATGCCGCTGCACGCCACCGCCCAGGCCGTGGACCTGAGCCCGGAGCAGCCCGGCCGCCCCCGCTCGCAAAAGGTGGACGATGCGCTCAAGCTGCTGCCCCCTGGCTTCAAGTTTGCCAAGGACGGTGTGCTGACGGTGGGCACCACCACGGGCCGCCTGCCGTTTGGCGCTTATGCCACCGACAATAAAACCCCAGTGGGCAATGCCCCCGACATTGCCCAACTGGTAGCTGACAGCCTGGGCCGCAAGCTGGAGCTGGTGTCGGTGGCCTGGGCCGACTGGCCGCTGGGCTTGCAGTCTGGCAAGTTCGATGTGGTGATCTCCAACGTCACCGTGACGGAAGAGCGCAAGGAGAAGTTCGACTTCTCTACCTACCGCAATGATCAGCTGGGCATCTACGTGGCTGCCAACTCCAAGATCCAGTCCATCAAGGAGCCCAAGGACGTGGCGGGCCTCAAGGTGGTGGTGGGGGCGAGTACGAACCAGGAGCAGATCCTGTTGCGCTGGAACCAGCAGAACGTGGCGGCGGGCCTCAAGCCGGTGGACATTCTGTATTTTGACGATGACGTGGTGCTGTACCTGGCCCTGGCCTCAGGGCGCGCCGATGCGTACCTGGCGCCCAACGGCATTGCGGCCCACAACGCACGCGACGGCAAGACGCGCCTGGTGGGCGCATTCTCGGGCGGCTGGCCCCAGGTGGCAGAGATTGCGGTGGCCTCGCGCAAGGGCTCGGGCATAGCCGATGCGGTCACCGCAGCACTCAATGCGCAAATCAAAAACGGCAACTACGCCAAGGCGCTGGAGCGCTGGAATTTGCAGTCTGAAGCGATCACCGCATCGCGCACCAACCCACCCGGCTTGCCCAAGAAGTAA